In Oryza brachyantha chromosome 1, ObraRS2, whole genome shotgun sequence, the following are encoded in one genomic region:
- the LOC102705974 gene encoding dymeclin, translated as MGAAPSTPRLGAGGAAASPGAAEQMFAALVGGKAYPISSEFWRQLLELPLTQQWPRDRVLQACHAFAQNNCHTKHLAKILIHLVWCLQECTTDSSVSNAAYRKAINAAYISSIFLKFIIENAKTDNWQELSLDIDKDEKGLETFPSEQSVEYFLMRGILNYIGSVDVSPESCYLHHELLNMMLVLMSTQLCSGPSPEPKDVHPFLDAAMLQDSSTVSSVVQKLLLNFVKRPRIPLNGSHPAFSDDGGPGVLQRVGSAAANFVLLPYYTFNYLVSSNAEGASSQLADNSLLVLLILIHYRKCIMVNESIPSSNVYTSDLNTNVKDAPAFHDNPYYKALNNAKDSQYDRADVEGNAQNGLVVRLSFASLFDALGTCLKDESSVLLLYSLVHGNCDFQEYVLVRTDLDTLLMPILEMLYNASRKTSNQIYMLLIVLLILSQDSTFNASVHKLVLPSVPWYHERLMHQTSLGSLMVVILIRTIKYNLSKLRDVYLHTNCLAILANMAPHVHRLSAYASQRLVSLFDMLSRKYTKLAELKNDKVIKVISDQIEADSISDDTSTELHIYTDFLRIVLEIINAILTYALPRNPEVVYAILHRQEVFQPFKNHPRFNELLENIYTVLDFFNSRMDMQQLDGEWSVDKVLEVINKNCRSWRGEGMKMFTQLRFTYEQESHPEEFFIPYAWRVALSRGFSFNPGAINLFPVEIHVDDEPSGEQKV; from the exons ATGggcgcggcgccgtcgacgccgaggCTGGGCGCCGGGGGCGCAGCGGCGTCGCCgggggcggcggagcagaTGTTCGCGGCGCTGGTCGGCGGGAAGGCGTACCCGATCTCCTCCGAGTTCTGGAGGCAGCTGCTCGAGCTGCCCCTCACGCAGCAGTGGCCGCGGGACCGCGTCCTGCAGGCGTGCCACGCGTTCG CCCAGAACAACTGCCATACAAAGCATCTCGCAAAGATTTTAATCCATCTGGTTTGGTGCTTGCAAGAGTGCACGACAGATTCTTCTGTATCTAATGCTGCTTATAGGAAGGCTATCAATGCTGCATATATATCATCCATTTTTCTCAAGTTCATTATTGAAAACGCAAAGACCGATAATTGGCAAGAGCTAAGTCTTGACATTGACAAGGATGAGAAGGGGCTGGAAACTTTTCCTTCTG AACAAAGCGTggaatattttctgatgagaGGCATTCTGAACTACATTGGTAGCGTAGATGTAAG TCCGGAGTCATGCTACCTACACCATGAGCTTCTAAACATGATGCTAGTACTCATGTCAACTCAACTATGTTCTGGACCATCTCCTGAACCAAAAGACGTGCATCCTTTTCTTGACGCGGCTATGCTTCAG GACAGTTCCACAGTGTCCTCGGTAGTTCAAAAGTTGCTGCTAAATTTTGTAAAACGACCACGGATTCCTCTAAACGGTTCACACCCTGCCTTCTCTGATGATGGTGGACCTGGTGTTTTGCAGCGGGTTGGCTCAGCAGCTG CAAATTTTGTACTACTGCCATACTACACTTTCAACTACCTCGTGAGCTCAAATGCTGAAGGTGCATCAAGTCAATTGGCAGATAACAGTTTACTTGTTCTGCTTATTCTGATCCACTACCGGAAGTGCATTATGGTGAACGAATCCATTCCAAGCAGTAATGTCTACACAAGTGATTTAAATACTAATGTCAAGGATGCACCGGCTTTTCATGACAATCCTTACTACAAGGCATTAAACAATGCCAAAGACAGTCAAT ATGATCGTGCTGATGTTGAAGGAAATGCTCAAAATGGGCTAGTTGTCAGGTTGTCTTTTGCATCACTATTTGATGCTCTTGGCAC ATGCTTAAAAGATGAGAGCTCAGTTCTACTGCTCTATTCTTTGGTCCATGGGAACTGTGACTTTCAGGAGTATGTTCTGGTTCGAACAGACTTGGATACTTTG CTGATGCCTATCTTGGAAATGCTCTACAATGCATCAAGAAAGACTTCCAATCagatatatatgcttttgatAGTTCTTCTTATACTCAGTCAAGATTCAACCTTTAATGCCAGTGTGCACAAATTG GTGCTTCCGAGTGTCCCTTGGTACCATGAGCGCCTCATGCATCAAACTTCTTTGGGATCTTTGATGGTTGTTATACTAATCCGGACCATCAAATACAACCTCTCTAAACTGCGA GATGTCTACCTTCATACAAATTGCCTTGCAATTCTAGCAAATATGGCCCCTCATGTGCACAGGCTGAGTGCATATGCATCTCAAAGGCTGGTTAGCCTCTTTGACATGCTTTCTCGCAA GTATACCAAATTAGCTGAGTTAAAAAACGACAAGGTTATCAAAGTTATATCTGATCAGATCGAAGCAGACAGCATCTCAGACGATACG TCCACAGAACTTCACATCTACACCGACTTCTTAAGAATTGTTCTAGAAATCATCAATGCAATTCTTACATATGCATTGCCTAGAAATCCTGAG GTTGTGTATGCTATCTTGCATCGACAAGAGGTTTTTCAGCCATTCAAAAACCATCCCCGTTTCAATGAATTGCTTGAGAATATTTACACA GTATTAGATTTCTTCAATAGTCGAATGGACATGCAGCAGTTAGATGGAGAATGGTCTGTAGATAAGGTTCTTGAGGTTATTAACAAAAACTGCCGTTCATGGCGTGGAGAAGGAATGAAG ATGTTTACCCAGTTACGGTTTACATATGAGCAAGAAAGTCACCCTGAGGAGTTCTTTATCCCATATGCATGGCGTGTTGCCCTATCACGAGG ATTCTCTTTCAATCCTGGTGCAATAAATCTATTCCCTGTGGAGATTCATGTTGAT GATGAACCATCCGGTGAACAAAAGGTCTAA